TTACTACTGAACGCATCAGGTCAAAGCCATGGCAAGACTGTCTCGACTCGCCACGCTGGTCTCCACTACAGGAGGAAAGAGCAGGAATGCCAGGCAGGTGAGGATCTCATCCAGGCCGTCATCATCGAGAGCCTGTCGGGTGTTGTTGCCGGAAATGCAGAGCCAGGCCAACAGGGTGGATCCATCGCTGTGAATCACCCTGGTCACCTCCCCCAAACGTTCACTGCTGGGAATCGTTTCCATCCCGTGTCTGTCCTCGAGAGTCGCAACGACCCTTGCGAGTAGGTGTTGGCGGTTGAGGCCTGCTTCGGCTTCCAGTTCAACAAACAAATCCGCGCCTTCTGTTTCAAACCGCACGCTGTAGAGCTGTTGAGTCATGCACCGCTCCATCGTTGGCCCCATCAGGGTGTGCAGGCAGTATCGGCACTTGCCCTTAGCTTGCAACGGGTGAAGACCATGGGCTCACCTTTCTTGACATCGGCCCGTCATTGCGTGCTGCGAACTTCAGCTCTATGACCTGTGCGTGGCCTTGATCCCGCTCATGCACTGCTCAGGGGAGACACCTGGACGGAATACACCCCAGAATCAGTTTTCGATGCCGCGACCAATGCCGTGATGCCCGACCCCATGCAGTCGATCAGGATCGTGCGAGATGACGGCCAACAGGATGCAATCACACGTCGTCACTTCAGTCATTACGACGAGGCGTATGACGTCCTGGAACGCTTTTATGCAGATCTTTGCTGTTCGGACGAACGCATCGAGTATTCAATTGTGGATGCCGCTACGACAGCATCAGAGTCCTGAATCGAGTGGGGTTGGGCTTGAATTCTCCTGAATGAGGTATTGCTCAGTCTTCAATCAGATCGACCATGATGACGGCTTTGTGGGGGCTACCACCATTTATCAATGTCGACTTGATGTGGTGATTCAAGTGTTGTTTCAGGACTGCATGCGATCCATTTCACGCTCAATATCTTGGTCGCTGATCGGGTTGTCAGGATGCTCAAAAGACCATGCTTGATAAGCCAGGGCTAGCCCCCAGAAAGCAATCGACCAGGCCGGCCAGAAGTCGCCTTGACCTGACATCGCCCAGATCACGATCAGCGTCAAGTTTGTGATGACATAAGTTTTGAACTGTTTTTTCAGGCCTTTTCGATGTTTGAGGCGAGCGAGAGCTTCGTCTCTAAGCTTTTCGGTGCTCATGGTAAATGTTTCGTGATTTTCCCACTAATTTTGCCACGGCGATTGAAATCAAATCAAAGAGCGTTACAGGAATGAATCCGTAGGCATGAGCATTGTTGATGCATGGGTTGCTGATGCTTTTGCTCAGCAGTTAAAGAAGCTCTCTGAGCTGCTTCCGCGTTTGGGCCGGATCTATGGTTCTTGCTTAGGAGAAGATGGATTGCAGTAGCGACTCACCATGGCTCTTGAACAGCTAAAGGCGTTTCTGGTGCGCATGCAGGACGATCCCGATCTCAAGGCTCGTGTGTTGGCGGCTGCGACTGCCGATGATGTGGCCAAAATTGCGACTGGTTTGGGTTATGAGTTTGCCGGCGACGAGTTGCTTCGCTTCTCCGGGCAGAAGGTGGGGCGTGTCACCGTCTCCAAGCAGGAAACGCCCGGTGAATACAACTAATGTTGTATGCCTCATTAGCGCTAGAGCTTTGACCCTTCGCTTGAGGTGCGGATGAAGCGTCTTCCAGGCCGCAGTCGGCCTCGGTGGCTTCAGCAGCTGCTTGGATTGGGTGTGTTGGTGATCGCGACAATATGGATGATCACCTTGATCCCTCTTCTTTTGGTGGTGGGATTGATTGCTGCAGTTCTGTTGATCCCTGTCCTGCGGCAGATGCGTAAGGAGATTGATCGGTTAGAGCGAAGTCAGCGTGGTGACCCAGAACCACCACATGATGTCACTCCTTGGCATCGACGCGCTTGGAATCGATGGCAAAACCGATAAAGGCTTGGTTGAAGCTTAGGCATGACTGAAGTAATCCCAATTTTATGAATCGTTTTTGTCTGCCATTGATGCAAGCCGCTGCTATCGATTGATTGTATTTCTCCGGTCCTCCAACATCAGAAGAGCAGCTCAAGGCACTCCAAGAAGCCTTCAAGACTGATGGAGCTCTTAAGGAGAAGCTCAAAGCAGCGACTGATCCTGATGCCGTATTGACAATTGCCAAGCCTGCTTCAATCACCCCAAAAAGACCATCAATCAGCCTTTAATGCCTGGCACTATCGCCCGTACTTAGTGGTTTTTTGTGCCGATTATCCATACAGGTTGAAGCTGCTTTTTTTAATCGAAAATTGAAATAAAGCTCTATTTTATCCATGGGTATTCTGAAAGAACGCGTCGCAGAGAACACAGCATGGCAATCACATCGTGCTGTCCGATTCTTCGATTGCTACCCGCGTCCTGTGGGTGTCCCATCCAATTCCCGAAGGTCCGAACCTGGTGCATGCAACTCAGTAGCCAGGGGTCCATTCCTAAGAGTCTGAGTTGTTGGATCCCTTGATTCAGCCCGCGTAGCTCATGATCACCATGGCATCGCAAGTTATGGCTGACCAATCGTTCCAGCAGTCGTCGTGCGTGCATCCCGAGTGAGATGGGCGAGAACTCATCGCTTTCGAGCAGCCGCAGAAGTTCGCTGAGATCAGGTGTGATTCGTAGTGGTTGCAGGCTTTCATCGTCAAGGAGTCCCCTAAGCAGCCGACGGAGTTGTTCAAGGCTCGCCATGTCATTGGGGCGTTCAATCAGTGTGTGATGGGGATCCTGCCTTTGAATGGCACAGTCTATGGTTTGACCCAGCGGTCGCATCACGGCATCTTCAGCGTCGAACAGGATCAAGCGGTGCAGTTCGGGCAGATGTCGGAAGCCCTGGCGGCAAAGCTCCAGCAATCTGGAGTAATCGCGCTTTTCCTCATGGCTGGTCGGGTGCAGGCCAAATAACGGAGCAGCGACGGTGTGGCAACGAATGCCCTGCATCGGCAGGATCGCCAGCAGTGAAAACAGGCGGTTGAAGGCATCCCATGGTTTGTTGGCCTGAGGACCTGCTTCTAAACCTGCAGCGACGACAGCCACCCGTTGAAAATGGCTGCTGGTCCTTCGACCGTCTTTGTTGGTTGCCACTGGATGCAGCTTCAGCGGTTGGCTGACCCAGCTGTTCAGCAGGCTTCCGCTGAGGTCCACAGCTTTGGGGATGCTCTCAAGCTGTAGGCCAAAACTGCTCTGCAGCTCCATCATCGAGCTGTTGTGATGGCTCTCCTCATCCAGGTCAGTGGCCGAGATCGCGAGCAGATCCACATCCAGACCCATCTCGGGAAATAAGCCCGCCCTCAGTTCCAGATTGCGTGCGCCGTTGCTCGTTTCCAGATCAAACGCATTGAGGAACATGTGCGGAAGCAACCACCCGATGATCTTCGGTCAGACCGCGTTGATCCGATGCAGGATGGTTGCAGTCATCCATGCAGCGTCGCTGCCGCGAGATCCCTTGGATTCCATCGATCCTCTTCTGCAAGCAGCTTCCATTGCGGATGCAATCGAGCTTTTGTCAGACCAACTCA
This region of Synechococcus sp. NOUM97013 genomic DNA includes:
- a CDS encoding 2TM domain-containing protein, translated to MSTEKLRDEALARLKHRKGLKKQFKTYVITNLTLIVIWAMSGQGDFWPAWSIAFWGLALAYQAWSFEHPDNPISDQDIEREMDRMQS
- a CDS encoding Nif11-like leader peptide family natural product precursor, encoding MALEQLKAFLVRMQDDPDLKARVLAAATADDVAKIATGLGYEFAGDELLRFSGQKVGRVTVSKQETPGEYN
- a CDS encoding Nif11-like leader peptide family RiPP precursor; this translates as MYFSGPPTSEEQLKALQEAFKTDGALKEKLKAATDPDAVLTIAKPASITPKRPSISL
- a CDS encoding DUF4145 domain-containing protein, whose amino-acid sequence is MFLNAFDLETSNGARNLELRAGLFPEMGLDVDLLAISATDLDEESHHNSSMMELQSSFGLQLESIPKAVDLSGSLLNSWVSQPLKLHPVATNKDGRRTSSHFQRVAVVAAGLEAGPQANKPWDAFNRLFSLLAILPMQGIRCHTVAAPLFGLHPTSHEEKRDYSRLLELCRQGFRHLPELHRLILFDAEDAVMRPLGQTIDCAIQRQDPHHTLIERPNDMASLEQLRRLLRGLLDDESLQPLRITPDLSELLRLLESDEFSPISLGMHARRLLERLVSHNLRCHGDHELRGLNQGIQQLRLLGMDPWLLSCMHQVRTFGNWMGHPQDAGSNRRIGQHDVIAMLCSLRRVLSEYPWIK